A genomic stretch from Canis lupus familiaris isolate Mischka breed German Shepherd chromosome 17, alternate assembly UU_Cfam_GSD_1.0, whole genome shotgun sequence includes:
- the LOC100686848 gene encoding monocarboxylate transporter 1-like isoform X2, whose protein sequence is MDLFYCVCCHVCWSIMLKKSDGPISSILVNKYGSRPIMVVGGCLSGCGLIAASFSKTVQELYLYIGFIGGLGLAFNLNPALTMIGKYFYKRRPLANGLAMAGSPVFLSTLAPLNQTLFDIFGWRGSFLILGGLLLNCCVAGALMRPIGPPPTSVGKDRSKESLQEAGKSDEKKGAGDTNTDFNGRNPKEEKPSVFQTVEKQLDLSLFTHRGFLLYLSGNVIMVFGLATPLVFLNSYAKSQHYSSEKSAFLLSILSFLDIIARPSMGLVANTKWIRPRVQYFFAASIVANGVCHLLAPLTSSYTGFCVYVGFLGFAFGWLSSVLFETLMDLVGPQRFSSAVGLVTIVECCPVLLGPPLLGRLNDIYGDYKYTYWACGVILIIAGIYLFIGMGINYQLVAKEQKAEKQQKKESREEKPREVIKTAESIE, encoded by the exons ATGGATCTCTTCTATTGTGTTTGCTGTCATGTATGCTGGAG TATAATGTTGAAGAAAAGTGATG GTCCTATCAGCAGTATCCTGGTGAATAAATATGGCAGTCGTCCAATCATGGTTGTTGGCGGCTGCCTGTCAGGCTGTGGCTTGATTGCGGCTTCTTTCTCCAAAACTGTACAGGAACTTTACTTGTATATTGGATTTATTGGAG GTCTCGGGCTTGCCTTCAACTTGAATCCAGCCCTGACCATGATTGGCAAGTATTTCTACAAGAGGCGACCGCTGGCAAACGGACTGGCCATGGCAGGCAGCCCTGTGTTCCTCTCTACTCTGGCTCCCCTCAATCAGACTCTCTTTGATATCTTTGGCTGGAGGGGAAGCTTCCTAATTCTTGGGGGCCTCCTACTAAACTGCTGTGTAGCTGGAGCCCTGATGCGACCAATAGGGCCGCCACCAACCAGTGTGGGGAAAGATAGATCTAAAGAATCCCTTCAGGAAGCTGGAAAATCTGACGAGAAAAAGGGAGCAGGTGATACAAATACAGACTTTAATGGCAGAAACCCTAAAGAGGAGAAACCATCGGTTTTTCAAACAGTTGAGAAACAGTTGGACTTATCCCTGTTTACCCACAGAGGCTTTCTACTGTACCTCTCTGGGAATGTGATCATGGTTTTTGGGCTGGCTACTCCTTTAGTCTTTCTTAATAGTTATGCCAAGAGTCAACATTACTCTAGTGAGAAgtctgccttccttctttctattctGTCTTTTCTCGATATTATAGCTAGACCTTCTATGGGACTTGTAGCCAACACCAAGTGGATAAGACCTCGAGTTCAGTATTTTTTTGCGGCTTCTATTGTTGCAAATGGAGTGTGTCATCTGCTAGCACCTTTAACCTCCAGCTACACTGGGTTCTGTGTCTATGTGGGCTTCCTTGGATTTGCATTTGGATGGCTCAGCTCAGTGTTGTTTGAAACACTGATGGACCTCGTTGGACCTCAGAGGTTCTCCAGCGCCGTGGGACTGGTGACCATTGTGGAATGCTGTCCTGTCCTCCTGGGGCCACCACTTTTAG GTCGTCTGAATGACATCTATGGAGACTACAAATACACCTACTGGGCATGTGGTGTGATCCTAATTATCGCAGGCATCTACCTCTTCATTGGCATGGGCATCAATTATCAACTTGTGGCAaaagagcagaaagcagagaagcagcagaaaaaggaaagtagagaGGAGAAGCCAAGAGAAGTTATTAAAACAGCAGAATCTATAGAATAG
- the LOC100686848 gene encoding monocarboxylate transporter 1-like isoform X1, with protein MSPSNDHPVRPTPPDGGWGWAVVVGAFISIGFSCAFGKSISVFYKEIEEIFNASTSEVSWISSIVFAVMYAGGPISSILVNKYGSRPIMVVGGCLSGCGLIAASFSKTVQELYLYIGFIGGLGLAFNLNPALTMIGKYFYKRRPLANGLAMAGSPVFLSTLAPLNQTLFDIFGWRGSFLILGGLLLNCCVAGALMRPIGPPPTSVGKDRSKESLQEAGKSDEKKGAGDTNTDFNGRNPKEEKPSVFQTVEKQLDLSLFTHRGFLLYLSGNVIMVFGLATPLVFLNSYAKSQHYSSEKSAFLLSILSFLDIIARPSMGLVANTKWIRPRVQYFFAASIVANGVCHLLAPLTSSYTGFCVYVGFLGFAFGWLSSVLFETLMDLVGPQRFSSAVGLVTIVECCPVLLGPPLLGRLNDIYGDYKYTYWACGVILIIAGIYLFIGMGINYQLVAKEQKAEKQQKKESREEKPREVIKTAESIE; from the exons ATGTCACCATCAAATGACCATCCAGTTAGACCCACCCCCCCAGATGGAGGCTGGGGATGGGCAGTGGTTGTTGGAGCTTTTATATCCATTGGTTTCTCTTGTGCGTTTGGCaaatctatttctgtattttacaaagaaattgaagaaatatttaatgcCAGCACCAGCGAAGTGTCATGGATCTCTTCTATTGTGTTTGCTGTCATGTATGCTGGAG GTCCTATCAGCAGTATCCTGGTGAATAAATATGGCAGTCGTCCAATCATGGTTGTTGGCGGCTGCCTGTCAGGCTGTGGCTTGATTGCGGCTTCTTTCTCCAAAACTGTACAGGAACTTTACTTGTATATTGGATTTATTGGAG GTCTCGGGCTTGCCTTCAACTTGAATCCAGCCCTGACCATGATTGGCAAGTATTTCTACAAGAGGCGACCGCTGGCAAACGGACTGGCCATGGCAGGCAGCCCTGTGTTCCTCTCTACTCTGGCTCCCCTCAATCAGACTCTCTTTGATATCTTTGGCTGGAGGGGAAGCTTCCTAATTCTTGGGGGCCTCCTACTAAACTGCTGTGTAGCTGGAGCCCTGATGCGACCAATAGGGCCGCCACCAACCAGTGTGGGGAAAGATAGATCTAAAGAATCCCTTCAGGAAGCTGGAAAATCTGACGAGAAAAAGGGAGCAGGTGATACAAATACAGACTTTAATGGCAGAAACCCTAAAGAGGAGAAACCATCGGTTTTTCAAACAGTTGAGAAACAGTTGGACTTATCCCTGTTTACCCACAGAGGCTTTCTACTGTACCTCTCTGGGAATGTGATCATGGTTTTTGGGCTGGCTACTCCTTTAGTCTTTCTTAATAGTTATGCCAAGAGTCAACATTACTCTAGTGAGAAgtctgccttccttctttctattctGTCTTTTCTCGATATTATAGCTAGACCTTCTATGGGACTTGTAGCCAACACCAAGTGGATAAGACCTCGAGTTCAGTATTTTTTTGCGGCTTCTATTGTTGCAAATGGAGTGTGTCATCTGCTAGCACCTTTAACCTCCAGCTACACTGGGTTCTGTGTCTATGTGGGCTTCCTTGGATTTGCATTTGGATGGCTCAGCTCAGTGTTGTTTGAAACACTGATGGACCTCGTTGGACCTCAGAGGTTCTCCAGCGCCGTGGGACTGGTGACCATTGTGGAATGCTGTCCTGTCCTCCTGGGGCCACCACTTTTAG GTCGTCTGAATGACATCTATGGAGACTACAAATACACCTACTGGGCATGTGGTGTGATCCTAATTATCGCAGGCATCTACCTCTTCATTGGCATGGGCATCAATTATCAACTTGTGGCAaaagagcagaaagcagagaagcagcagaaaaaggaaagtagagaGGAGAAGCCAAGAGAAGTTATTAAAACAGCAGAATCTATAGAATAG